The following proteins are co-located in the Meleagris gallopavo isolate NT-WF06-2002-E0010 breed Aviagen turkey brand Nicholas breeding stock chromosome 13, Turkey_5.1, whole genome shotgun sequence genome:
- the PDCD5 gene encoding programmed cell death protein 5 yields MADEELAALRQQRLAELQAKHGDTSDPSQQEAKQREAEIRNTILAQVLDQAARARLSNLALVKPDKAKAVENYLIQMARFGQLPGKVSEQGLIEILEKVSQQTEKKTTVKFNRRKVLDSDEEDDY; encoded by the exons ATGGCGGACGAGGAGCTGGCGGCGCTTCGGCAGCAGCGCCTGGCCGAGCTGCAGGCCAAGCACGGG GATACTTCTGATCCATCGCAACAGGAGGCAAAGCAGAG GGaagcagaaataagaaatacaattttagcTCAAGTTCTTGATCAAGCAGCACGTGCCAGAT TAAGCAATTTGGCACTTGTGAAACcagacaaagcaaaagcagtAGAGAATTATCTTATACAGATGGCAAGATTTGGACAGCTACCTGGAAAG GTATCAGAACAAGGTTTGATAGAAATACTTGAAAAAGTGagtcagcaaacagaaaagaaaacaacagtaaag ttCAACAGAAGGAAAGTATTGGATTCAGATGAAGAGGATGATTATTAA